The region TTTTTTATTTCCCAAAAAGCAAAGAACCAAAAGGTACTATGTGACCAGAATCGATTCTTAGCACTGCTACCACACTGATCCTCAAACAACCATGATCATTACAACTGATGTCCTCAAGCCACAACATGTCTGTGACATATGAATCATGTTCATACAAGTAAATATGCCCCATGTTGTATTTATGATCATAATAAATGCTAATGTACCGATGTCCTGCAGCCTGGTGAGCCAGGGCGTCGTGCTGGGGAACTGGCTTCCAAAACGGGGACTAGGACCCCCGATCAGGTCCAACAACACAAACAGGTCCTGTGTGAAGAGAAGAAACAGGGAGGGGGTGAGAGAGGCAGACCGAGCTGTTCGTGAGAAACGCTGCTCGCTCATCCCGAGGATAACTCCCTCACACAGAGCCGTTCTCATAACAACCGCGCACCAGTGGCGGGGGCTTTGAGGTGTGATGGTGATATCATATGTTCCACGGTGCAGCACTCTGACAAAATACTATCAACACAAAATACACAAAACACACCCATCCACGGACATGCACTCATGCCGGCTTCAGGAAAGCACTGTCTGCTTTATCTGCATCCATGCACGCAGGAATGTCTGCTTTTGTGGACAGACAGTTCGTTTTTCTTTCACTaggatacaaaaaatatatatactgtattttcaggactataagccgcatcagctctatttaaaaaaaaaaaaaaagatatgcaagccgcagatatttatgttgttagattagatatttactacatgtacagaactattttgaactgtaaatgatgtacatgtttgtacctaaatagatcctttcctaacagtgtcttttaacacggcagcaactttgctcattaaaacgggacagaatcaagagaaaataacccgtatttatttatctatttatctgtttgaaatcttctacttctatctgctaaagaagaagtagcgtatttttctttgtattgattttgtcttagttttgattctaattccggttagagcgccccgagcggtggaagaaaaatctacagaatataagccgcatggttcaaaccctatgaaaaaagtaacgGCTTATAGTCGCTAaacagaaaatacggtactaagACCACCCATCCCTCAATTTCCTAAGCCCACTTTATCCTAAAAGGTATAACAATTACTATTAAATCATATGATCATCACATAATGTAGAATAAATGATCCTAAATATAAAGCCTTCCCAGGTGACAAAGTGAGTGAcatatcttttttctttaagtCAAATTTGTAAAACATGTGGCGTTTGTGATTGAGAAACATCAAATCAAGGCCAACAAAAGGATGGATGTGACTGTAATAATGTTATTATGGTAGTGTGACATGAACAGAGAAGGATGAGCAGAAGTGATGCGTACCATGCCGTGTAGCTGGTTGGTGTCTGTGGCTCCTGGAGGGTGTGGGGTGATTTCCATCTTTTGGGCCAGGTGGCGAGAGCCGTACAGGGAGTCTGTGGAGGTCCACTGGAACAGCGCCTCCTCTCCATCGAAGAAGATTAACTGCAGGGTCAGGTTGGGGCTCGAGCTCTATGAAGGGTGAACAAAAGTTAATTGTTAAAACCTTTGCTGCCATCTAGTGGTTCAAATACTATATGACAAGAGCAAGAGATAGATACAAAAATAAGTGATTTTCATGTAAAAGGCTAGATTCTTTCTTGGGATTTACAACCTCTggcataaaaataataataaaaaaatacaaaagtgtGTGATTTGTAAGCTCTGATAGCAATGATGCATCCTGCAGAGCTGCTACTGTATTTGTATTCTGTGCTGTTCCTACTGCGACAGACAGCTGAGCTGAACAAGCATGTTTTTTTGACCGATCTCCTTGTCACAGGACATGTCCCTGTCTATCATCAGCCAGGCCTCAGAATAAAACAGGGGAAAAAGAGCAGAGCTGCATGAATGCtaagttttttttaagtcataAGTAAAAGTGGATATAAGAACTGGCATTCATTTCCCTCAGTATGGAAgagatacaatttaaaaaatgcttttaaaGAAACATATAAACTCAGTACATTTTCCACTAATATTGTCCAGGGAGCATGCATGTAAAACAGTATCCGTCCAAACTTTTTaaactgattattcttatgttTAGTACTTAAAATGTTCTTACATAGCATTTGAAATGTCCCATAAGCTCTTATTCACTGACTTAAAGCTAGATTTTTCCCTTTCAACAAATACATAGTTGTACAAATTATAGCagagctgctgtgcagccaaaGCTGGATTTATGCATGTCCCAGAGTTTAACTGATGTACAGAACTATTAAACACACTTCAGTGATATGTGTTTGTACCACTGTATTCTTGGTGTTGTATTTCCTCATTACTATAAACGttagaaaaaagaaattcagtAATTCCCAATCTGTTACTGAAAAGAATCCCTTACAGATCTTTGACTTTAGCATTGTTTGATCAAAACTACAAATCCCAAATGTTCTTATTGAAGTAAATAGTTTAAAAAAGAttgttattaaataaaaatcattgATTTTAACAGGGTTATGTTGTTgttagtttgtttattttaccttgCAGGACTGATAGACAACAGAATATGATGAGAAATATTCACTTTCTTGTTGATAACACTttacactgcaattaataccCATGTCATTAAGAAATTGACAAAATAATAGAcacactttttttgtttttcatatgtTGCTGATAATAATTTGCAGGTAACGGCTGGCAGCAGTTTGACACCCGGGGAGATCAGTGTAGAAAGTATTTCATCTTTTGTGATGTTTTCAAGGCCTTCAATATGTCAGcctttaaatgttgttttcttgtggacttttctgctgttagtttaGTCTTCAGCAAATGAAACAGCAGCTTGTTTGAGTTTACGGTATATCAGAGAACTGACTGGCCCATTGTAAATTATTCTGCTTATTAGGCTACAAATACTCTCGTGTTGCTCTTGAAGTATTATTGTCCATCTGTCCTGTGAAACTTTATCCAATTCATCTCAGTACACCTCAGTATTTATCATTCTGTTCAGTTTTATCCAGCCAAAGAATGCTGTTTTCAGAACTCATCGAGCTTTTTAAGATgtctttttccttgtttttgttgttttgttttaagcaACGTTTAATCTGAAGTCTCCTCCTGAGGCTTTAAAATGGTTTGAGGCTTGCGGTGAACCTTCTGGGTTTGCTCATGTGAAGTCCTGGCTGTATGGTGAACTTGGATAATGACATGTCTCCCTCCTGGAGAATGTTCTTCACCCAGCTGGATATGATGAGGAGGTTTTCTTTACCGTGGAAACAATCCTACAATCATCCAATCCGCCGAGGTCTGCAGAggcttttttattttgctcAGCTAACCAGTTcgttctcttattttcttcctcaTAATGTAGCGGACTGCTAATTTGGCCCCTTAGAAATGTTTTGGTTTCTTTGTGGGACAAATGGATGACCCGTCTCACTTTCGTACTGAGAGCGACTACATGTTGTGTGTAAAAAAAGCAAGAGCTTTTAAATTCAAATATGACGACATGTTATGGAGCTGTAAATTCTCCCTCTAATTTGGTTGAAAATAGTCTCAACTAGAGTTGAATACTCTTTATTATATTCATCATATAATTTTAGCTGCTTCCTGAacagaaataacaaaaatatgCCTCACTGCTATTTCTGGAATTAACAACATCGTCAACACCGCACTGCTTCCCGAAGCGTCCGCCACAACACTCCTAACTCAGCTTGAGGTGAGACTGCTCCCCGTGTATGGTTGGATTAGTAAAGCCTGCAGTGGTAATGATAAAAGGAGTGATCTCATCTGTTTTGCCATGTTTTCCTCGAGCTTTCAGCCATCTGTAATGTCCCTCAGCAGCTAGTCTATGATGCAATAAACGCTACCTCCGAGCTCAAACACACACCATCTTTACAGCTGTTTCTTCTGAGTGGCTTGAccagagccaaaaaaaaacaactcccgGGAATGCATAATGTGACATTTTAACTTATAgtccactcaaggtgaccaaacttgcttatagcttttgaaaagatccatgtctgtagatgatattttagtatgataacccttcctgagtggatCACAGTTATCACAGATcacagttatcagctcatgaagtgacccagccccttcagaaaattacattttagatgctggtttAGACTcctgtacaggatatctgtcaatgtttcactagattgtctttggtataattttaaaggggacctttaaagcattcattcaagctaagatgtgatacatttcctgaatccttatgctcCTATGAGTAttccaatttttgtattttttgtctgttgttcctagatgacacagggataaaagatagtatatcatttaggtgaaaattgtgtaaaaatgtgtgttgtttatagtttaaagagctgcagtgacctcgatgttggtcagaaagattcacatcttagcttgaatgaatgcattaaatgaatgaatgaattaaaatgataccaaagacaattttgtgaaacattgacagatatcctgtacatgagtctaaaccaggatatgcaccagcatctaaaatgtaattttctgaacttcatgagctgataactatgatccagctgccactcaggaagggttatcgtaccaaaatatcatctacagacatggatattttcaaaaatgataagcaagttttgtcaccttgagtggtactgatatcagGCCTGGCCCATGGACCCGTGTATCCTTCACTTGCTGCTCTATCACCTTTTGAGCTGTGAGCTCTTCATCTAGGGCTCGGGCCAACTCCAGCATCATGGCGCAGGGAACGGCAGAATCCGTCGCGCCCTGGAACTCCCTGCCATGCCACTGAGGTGGGTAGTACTTGGAGTCGTAGTGGCAGGCGAGGACCAGCCGACGCTTGGCTGATGGGTTGAGCGTGGCGATTAGGTTGGTGAAGGGAAGGGGGCCATAGGGGGTTTGCGACACAAACGTATCCTCCGTCACTTCCCAGCCTGCTCCGAGGGAGCCGAGGGTTGTTTTGATGTGCTGTGAACAAAAAAGCACACACGAAAAAGGTTTGGTTCTTGATGTACATTATTGTCTTTTCTAATTAGCTGATCTGTGGCAATTAAACCTCTTTAAAAGAAGAAACTTCAAAACTTTAAAACAATGATGCTGCAGTTGCTGATTACTTGTTGAAATTTGATGTATTAAGATATTTGgctctaaaaaagaaaaaaaaaagccacctTCTGCATAAAATcagcaatgaaaaaaaaacaatgttttctgAAATGTAATTAGTATTTTTCATAGACATACTTGCTATTTTCatacaatacaggactgtctcagaaaatttgaatattgtgataaagttctttattttctgtaatgcaattaaaaaaacaaaaatgtcatacattctggattaattacaaatcaactgaaatattgcaagccttttattattttaatattgctgattatggcttacagtttaagataaaGATTCCccgaatattcacatttttttaaataggatatttgagttttcttaagctgtaagccatgatcagcaatatcaaaataataaaagtcttgcaatatttcagttgatttgtaattaatccagaatgtatgacatttttgtttttgtaattgcattacagaaaatcacaatattctaattttctgagacagtcctgtatctatGCATCATGCAACACAGGATGCTTTTGTGGCGCTCGCAGTAAAATGCCCAGTTCTATAAACAAATAAGGAATTGTGTAACAGACTTACCTCCTGCACGGCCTGGCTACCTGCAGACCCCGGGTACCTGGTAACCAGCAGTGGACTCAGGTCCCTCTGCCACATCTGCTCGAGATCAGTGTGAGACAAAGCGACACTGACCTCGTCTTGTGTTAGTGTGGCAGCGCTATGTTGGAGCTGGAAAGGGAGGCAGAAAAATAGTGGTGAAACAAAAGAATCAGCAAGCATTTTTGGAGAAAGGCTGTTCAAAAGTAACCGCACTGCAGAGCTGGT is a window of Cololabis saira isolate AMF1-May2022 chromosome 16, fColSai1.1, whole genome shotgun sequence DNA encoding:
- the qpct gene encoding glutaminyl-peptide cyclotransferase: MCKGATASAAPSTMRSFYATIIGVTFIHYINGLPWTQEKLQHSAATLTQDEVSVALSHTDLEQMWQRDLSPLLVTRYPGSAGSQAVQEHIKTTLGSLGAGWEVTEDTFVSQTPYGPLPFTNLIATLNPSAKRRLVLACHYDSKYYPPQWHGREFQGATDSAVPCAMMLELARALDEELTAQKSSSPNLTLQLIFFDGEEALFQWTSTDSLYGSRHLAQKMEITPHPPGATDTNQLHGMDLFVLLDLIGGPSPRFGSQFPSTTPWLTRLQDIEKRLHAMNQLVNHPNSVQYFWPEYLVGRVLDDHIPFLNRGVRVLHLIPTPFPSVWHTFDDNEQNLDRSTIQNLNKILQVFVLEYLNATPVLPSNPQHAP